DNA from Chionomys nivalis chromosome 11, mChiNiv1.1, whole genome shotgun sequence:
gctctcctctctgcccaccGGCTCTGTGGGTGTAGTGGTGCGTCTCCTCCTAGGAGTCTGCCGGGATTCACGTCCTTCctcccaggaccagcagcctcTGCGCGCCAAGCTTCTAGAAAACTGGCTTGGATCGTCGGGTTCTCGCTGGATTTGCCCCTTTTCTAAATTTACTTGGCTCTAGCTGTTAACAGTTCCTTTAGAAGCAGAGGATGTTTGAACATCACAGCTGAAGCTTCTCTTTATGGGTTTCTATTTGCAGAAGGTCCCATTGGCCTCATACCCTGTGCAGTAGGCACTACCCTCATTTTACAGACGGGGATGCTAAATTGGCTGTAACTCATTAAAGCAGGAATTCCACCTAAGAGCTGAACTCTTTTTAAAACGCAGTGTCTCTGAAGTctggttccttctgtttctggcaTGTAATTAAACTACTCTCAGAGACGCTAGGCATTGTCCTTGACAAATCATTATTCAGGCTCTGTTTTCATCCTTAGAATGTGTTGGTTCCCCCACTTCCACCGAACTAAAATGTCACCATATTCTTCACCTGTTGAACAAGATGTGAGCTTGGGGACAATGACATCATCTCCGTTTCACCTGCTGCGAGCACGAGTGTACCCTATGGGAGAGCAGTCACATGGAAGTCCTTATCTGGGCCTCAGTTGATAGGAACTCTTCCTGTGGCAGGAACAGAGCCTCCAAACTTCAATGCAGCCTGCTGTTAGGCATGAGACACCCAATACTGGGACACCACAGTGTGATTCCGAAAGTCTCGCTTCGCTGCTCTGCATCTGGCTCTGGATTCCTGTGCTCAAATAGGCATCCACTGCCTTCCTCCTCCGCATCTAGAACTCCGTTCACATCTCAGCACCTCAGAGAGACTTCTCTTGACGAACCTCTCTCTCCACCATTGAAAAAAGTATGTGCGTCGGGGTTGGGGAGACAATTGTGTGGCAGGCAGAAGACAATTTTGAGGAcaattttctctccttcctcctttccatggTTTCCAGGGATCcagcaaaggtcaccaggctcacatggcaagtgcctttaactgctgagccatatcaccCCCATCTCCCTTTAGAGTATTTTTACTTGACTTCACCCTGTTACCGCCCTCTACTTTTTACAGAAGTTATCGCTATCTAAAACTTTAGACCTGTGGTGGTCTGAGGGAGGACTAGGGTTTCTGAACACTTGTTCCCCTGTTGGGGAGGCTgtgaacctttaggaggcagagccttgctggtggaagtgtatcacagggggcaggctttgagagtttgtAGGCTTGCCCCACTTCCAGTTACTGCATTCTGCTTCCTGCATTTGGATAAGGATGTGATCTTTCAGCTTCTTGCCCCatcctcctgctgccatgctgccTCTGTCATTACGGACTCTCTTTCTGGAACTCTAAGCCAAAAAGAACCTTGTTCTATAAATTGCCTCAgtcatggtatctttttttttaatgtttgtttttaatttctcctaTGGGCTTGATGTTAACACTAAAATAGATTCTGATTTTGACTCCTAATACAGTACATTGTTGCACACATTTACATATTATTTGCAGAATCTCTCTTTACTAATTTTTTCATGCTGGCTCTGACCCGAAggaaatttctttcctttatcttttttttttaaaaaaaagaaaacaaactatcttctttcatttttcataccaatcccagttcccactccctcccctcctccccttcctttcacctttctccccaccccaccccatccactcctcagagagggtaattttttttattagagcaacagaaaagtaactaatgcaagCACGATGCTTACATAAATCCATGGAGTTTACGTTTTAGTGGGGAAGGACAAGTGACAATGCTTGTATGTAGAAAAAACAAAGAGTGAGGAGAGACACAAACAGGGGGATTGCCCAAGCACAAGATCTGAGTgagtgaggagacagaggcagagatgagGCCCATGGGTGGCTTTGGAGGCTGTGGCTAAGAACTGGCTTTTATCCGAGGGAGATGGGAAATTACCATAGACTTTGAGCAGAGGAGTAACATGGCCTACTTTCAAAGGGTCATCCTGATGGTGGAATTTGCTCCAATATGTGGGGCAAATATGGAAACTGCTAAGGGTGAGTAATTTTCCTACTCTAAAACCAAGAGTAAGCATAACTTCATTGAAAGGTAAGGAAGGACGGCAATCAGGCTGTTGGGGATGTGACTCTAAAGTTCCAAGGTGTGTTCCAGGCTGGAGGTATGAAGTTGTGAATTATCACGGTATTTGTGTTCTTTAATGTTAGAAATGCGGATAAGTTCCCTGAGGAGGGAATGTAGATAGAATGCTAAGGGTTGAGCCCTGGAGCATGCTAACACTTAGAGaccaggagaaaaggaaagcacCAACGAGGAGGAGGAAAAGTGGGGGCAATAGGTAGAACAGAACTCTGTAAACAGTGCTGCtctggtttgaatctgaaatgaccTCAACGAGCTCAAAACACCCCCATCTGGTGGCACTATTTTGGGAGGCTGTGGAAATTGTGAAGAGGTTGGCCAGAAGGTCACAAAGGGCAGGACTTTGAAGGTTATGGGCTCTGACCCTGCACTGAGCTTCCTGTTTGCTGCGATGTGAGCGCCATATGAGCAGTGCTCTTCTGCCACACGTTCCTCTGCGGCTGGGTCTTCTACCACACGTTCCTCTGCGGCTGGGTCTTCTACCACACGTTCCTCTGCGGCTACGTCTTCTACCACACGTTCCTCTGCGGCTGCGTCTTCTACCACACGTTCCTCCGAGGTGGGGATGTTCTGCCCATCCACAATGGGATCAAGCAACTATGGACTGAACCCTCTGAACCAGGAGCTAAATGAAACCCTTCCTCTTTACATGGTTTCTGTCTGGTATTTAGGTCAGGGAAATACAAAAGCAACCAAGAGTGTTTCAAGGCACAATGGGGGCTATAATGAGAAAAGCTAAATGGTTAAGAATTCAAGTTAGGACAGGTTGGTATATCCTTCTGTGAGTTGATTTAGGCTTAACTCGCAAGGGCTTTCTAACTGAGCTGCCCATAAATAGATCAAGCTGCCTTACGAAGTGATAAGCAAGGCCCTGGCTTCAATAAATCCTGGGAGATTGGTTGCTGGGTAGGTGAGCCCTGGCCCCCTCAGGGCTTAGGCAACCTGAAGGGAGTTGGACTAGACAACTCTAATGCACTTCTGGGAAGAGAAGCTATTTGTTATACTGCAGGGGGTTAGGGGGGTACTCAGTGGGAAAATGAGAAGCATGAGCAAAACTCccaaggtggtgtgtgtgtgtgtgtgtgtgtgtagggggaggggCTCTGTTGGGCTGGCCAGAAGGGAATAGAGTGTGAAGGACAAGGAGGGAGGTTAGGCTGGAGAAGGATGGAGGATTAGCTAGCGGAGATTCCTGCAGGGCCCAAGACACTTGCCAGCACTTGTTGAAgaaatgaaacataaataaaagagacTGTAGGAGCCAAAGGAGGTGCTGACTACTTGGTTCCCTTGAGCCAGTTTTCTTCTGACAACTTCGCCCAAGATTTGTTGAAGGCAGGCGTGCCCAGTGTTCTGTGTGCTCTCTGTCCCAATCGGCATTGGGGAAGGTATCCAGAGATGTTTCCTTACTCACCAACCACGTGGTTAGTTCCTTGAGAGTGCCAGGGCCCTTTCCTGGGGGCTAGTTCTACTGGTTCACTGCAAGGGTGAGGGCAGACAACTCTCCTGGTGGCTCAGTCTTTGGTAGAAGCAGTAGGTAATGTTTATGAGATGCCACTGGATGGGTTCCTCCCGTCCATTAACAGGACTACTCCACAAACATGGCCCCTGGAATGCCCGGTGGACAGAACCCGGTGACCTTTCCTTTAGAGAACAATGAGGCCTGGGCATTCTGAGGACTCCTATTGGTGGAGAGAATTTCTTCTCCCCAGAGCGATAGGCTGGACGCTAAGGCTGACCTTTATGGATTCCCAAAAGGAGGACCTGAGCCTCCCTGGCAGTAAGTAAGGGACCTCTAGTCCCTGTCCCTCACTTTGTGCCCTTAACATGGGGGACAAATAGGGAAAATATTTTGCATGGACAAAGGAGTAGTGACTGCTTGGGGTGCTAAGCAATTAGATGATAATCTTTCCTAGAAACATAGGACCCCTGAGATGCCGACTTAGCTCTTACGATTTCTAGACCTAGTGTTTCTTATCTGTAAATAGCTAAAATGGTCCTTTAAGTAACTGGGAAGTCTAGCAAGAgaatgaggagggagggaaggagttgAGAGAGTAATGGTGATGAGGGCAAGAGAGGCATGAGGCCTTACTTGAGCACATCGGATTTCTTTCTCACTGCCTTAGTGTGGGTCTCCTTGTGCGTTGGATTCCTGGGGCTGTGTTCCTTGCTAATAGGCAGCTGCATACTCTTTCTGCATTGGAAGAAGAACTTGCAGAGAGAAGAACACGCCCAGCAGTGGGTGGAAGTGATGAGAGCTGCCATGTTCACCTACAGCCCACTGTTGTACTGGATAAACAAGCGGCGTCACCATGGCATGAACACAGCCATTAATACTGGCCCTCCCTTTGCTGGCACCAAGACCGAGACCGAAGTTCAGAATTCAGATTCTTTATGGGAGCTGGAGATCTCTGAAGGTGGGAACTGTATTGTGCAAGACAGCAGTCCTAGGGGTGAAGCCTCTGGTCCCTTGCAACGTGCTTTGGTGGTTCCAAAGCAGCCCCAGCCTTCAACAATGCCACAGCCTCGGACTGACTCCCCAGTCCCATTACCCATTTTTCAAGAGGTGCCCTTTGCCCTGTCCCTCCGCAACCTGCCTCCCACGCTGAACCACTCTGTCTCCTACCCTTTGGCCAACTACCCTGAGAAGAAAGTTCATTTCTGTTCCCTCCCCATACTGGCCCATGGAACAAACTGTTTTAATGCCAAGTCCTTTGCTTCAGAACTGTAGTCTCTTCTCATTGAGGGTGGGAGCTGCAGGTACCAAAGGCTCCTTTTTGGTAGAAAGCAGAAATAACCTCAAGGAGTTGGTATTGGCAAAGAGGTTAGAGCCATCTGGACATCAcatcaataaatttttttttaaaagtctaagtCTCTCCCCCGTCTCATTAGTTCCTAGAAGGGCAACGTCTTCAGCATGTGACTATAGCACTTTCAAATCAATCTGGTCACGAGTTTCACTGTTGCATGTTCCGGGAACTGAATGAAGGTTAGCATTTGGGAGACACGCTGAACCAATACTCGTGGCTGGACTCAATATCCCTCCATCCAGTATTCAAGCCCAAACAAGTGCTAGGCTCTGACCTAGGTAGGCCTCCAGACACTGCTGCTCAGCAGGGCGGGAAGCACAGGGGCCATAAGAGGACATTGTTGGAGGCTGTGGTGACCCATGCTGGCTATGTCATAGGCCTAACAAATACCATGACAGTATAGCTTGACTGTTATTTGCCATGTATTGATTCTTAGCTGGCTGTCTTTGTCCTTTATTTCTAATATCCCCAAGCACGGTGCCAACCAGCTGCTATTCAGATCCTTCTGTCAGGAGATGCAGACTCGGGTTCTCTGTGCATATGCTTTCACTGTTACATGGCTAGCTCTTCAGTTCACATTTTTCTGGCATCTAACTTCCTAGTAATTCTATCATACTCCACGGTGTATTTGCTTAGCCATGTCTTGTTAGAACACTGATTAAAAGCATCAGTGTGTGGAGGCTGTCATTAATTGACAGACTGGTTGGTCAGCACATCTAGAATTACACCTAGTTTGTATCttatcctttctttcctcctctcctcccatcttctttttttgagatgggggctCACTATATTCCAGGCTGGCTTGCGTAGGTAGGCTACCCTTaaactcctgctcctcctgcctcagtcttctgagtgctggatttcAGGTTTGCATCCTCATACTTGGCTTAATCGCTtatatctttctttaaattttttctttaattttatgtgtatggatgttttgtcttcatgtatgtctgtgcgcatggaagccagaagaggacattagatctcctagaactggagttacagacaattgtggacctctatgtgggtgctgggaattgaatctgggtcctctggaaaaccaaccagtgctcttaaccactgagccacttctatAGCACCATTTATATCTTTCCTAAAGATAAACATGGCTCCTCAGAAGATCCATTACATGGGAATGTTACTATCTTTTGCAAACAACCCTTAAAGGACTGATGATTAACACTACCTAGAACACTACCAGTTCTAAGATTAGGAGTGGCTCAGCCACAGAATAGGAATTTCTCCTTTTCATCCCCTGCTCCTccgaccccagcactggggattgaacatgGATTTGTGCATGGCAAGAGCTCTATCTCTGAACTATGTATTTCCAGACATCCTTTCACTAGGGAAATGAGCCAAACCCGTGTTTGTAAATGGTGAGTGGAAGGTCCTcagattttgtgtatgtatggtaAGGGTGAGAAGAGGATTCCCAGAACTTGGTAAATATGtagttaatttttttgtgtgtatataaaagTCCCAGTCCCGTCTACACAAACTCTAGCAATGGGTTTTAGGcccttatctttcttttttacttcttccAATCCaatggaactttttaaaaaaccacatTCTTTAAATAGAATATGAAAACATAAACAGGTCCACGTGGAGCTTCTGATGGACACCAGTGCAGCCTCAGTCCTTGCCCCACCTTGCTCCCTCTCATCCTGAATCTGCCCAAAGCCTGAGCTCTGCAGCCTTCACTCCTCAGGTCAAACACTGTAACCCTTTCATGTcttctctgaaaaacaaaacaagaaaacaagaaaccaaCAACGAATTTCATTAGGGTTgcttaccagtggctacactacttactcacaaaaataaatgtcCCATCCAGGACAACCATGAACTGACTGCATTTAAGtcctcagggaggggtggggcctCAAGAGCTCCTTTCCTGACCCATGACCAGATGTTGGCAGGTCCGGTCTTGTGTAGGTGATCACAACTACAGTGGGTCTGAGAGCACAAAGCCACATCAAGTTCAATGTTAGTATTCTCTCCCCTGCCCTACTTATTCCAGCTCGTGTATTCAGTCTACCCCTTCTGCAATGGGCCCTGAGCCTGGAGAGGACATATGTCTCAATTACGGATGGACATTCAACCCTCACTTTGGGTGGTTGTGAGTCTCTATAGTACGGCCTATGACCTTCCCAGCCAGAGGCTTTTAGTTTGGCTTACGATTCTAGTCATGAGTTCCTGTTGTCAAGTGGGCTCATCTTGCCTGGTGGTGGGTAGCACGGTACACAGGATCCACAGCTGACTGTTGATGGTTTTTCTCTCCCCGCAGCCTGGAGAGACCTCCATGCATTTTGAGGGCTACCCATCTATCAGGAAGGAAGCTTCCTCCCCAATTCCAACTTGATTTCTGTCCCATGAACagagtatgtggtgtcttcagcaaaggAGTATTGCAGGCGGATCCCACAAGGGGGTCTGGCAGGTAGCCAACAGCTGAGACAAttcttgcaggtttttttttttttttttttttttttttttttttttgcctcaggaGCCTTCTTGACAAAACATGGTAATTCCTAAGGCACAGTCTTAAATACTGTCTTGTGATACCAATAGCTTTTGATttcaagaggaggcagaaagcagtTCACAAAAATAGGGATTAGGAAAGCAGGGAAGATTTTAGTCAGACAcagtgagagaaaggaaatgttttatttaaattaaaatggctATACTGATAGGAAGTCAGTAAAGCTCAAATGAAGTCATGGAAACCTTGAACCCACTCCCTAAACAGAACCAAAATTGCTTATACATTGCCAAAATAGCTCCATTAATATAAAGTAGATTTACATTTCTTAATATGAGAAAACAACAAGGTAGGTTAGGTTCATATAACAAACAATACATGCTCTCTCCAGTCTCAGGAATACCCAAATGTATTCTGACTTGACTATGAGAGAAGGGACCACATCTCGATGGCTGGTAAGCAAGCCAATGAGGTGTGCAGCAAACAAAAGCTGTCACTAGAAACAACTAACTCAATAGGCCATTATGAGTGTGAGCCTATAACAGTCAAAATCTTCAACTGTGACCGCGGGCACCAGAGAGGGAGGCTGATAGGGCTGTGTCCAGAAACGACAGAGAAGGCTACGATGGAAGGGGAAAGAGCTGGCAGCGAACTGCGACTGTCCACTCCTCAGCTCGTTCGCATCAGACTCATTCTCAAGTGCCAAGCATTGTTCTGCTCCGTAAATGCAGTCATCTCTAAGCTAggtcctttttttgagacaagatctcactgtgtaacccagacgGGACTAGAACTCattattttcctgcctcagcctcccaagggctggagttacaggcatgtactaccatgaATAGTTTGAGGAAGATTATTCAGCAAATATAATGCTAGATGGTACACAGCAATGGAGCGAAGGGCCAAGGAGCAATGCTTTAAGAAACTAAGGTGGTAAGCACTCAAGAGCTGCTGATTGGCAAGGCCACAGGATTTAAACCCAAAGCCAAActcaccaccaccatccggtTCTTCTCCTAGAGGTGATCTGTGGCTGGTAAGCCTGACTAACACAAGGCACTGATGCACAAGTTAACAGTATACAAATGAAAACCCCAGTCTTCACTGAGCGATAGGCGTCTGGGGCTCCTAAGCCAGTGAGCCTCTCCAATTTTTAGCAAAGGAGGATAAGATACCTACCTCTACCGAGGAGATCTGGTAATGCCTCAGGCAAGATGAGTTATCATAGGCCAGAGGACAGTTATGGATACCTCTGGCCAACTTGGTAGGGTAGGGGAGGAGACAATGCATGGCTCAGGGGTAATGCTGGCAGACAAGCTTGAaggaagaagaacagaagaaagaccAAGAAACAAACCATGCTTCCCCCTGAAAGCATATACCACAAAGAGTTAAGGTGTCTTGAAAGTATCTGCCtacaaataaaaacttaaaactaaaaaggaCAAGCTACATTACCCTCAGTATATATCATATAAatcaattctcaaaaaaaaaataccttccagGTACAGATACTATTTATGTtacaatatatacaaatatagca
Protein-coding regions in this window:
- the Tex38 gene encoding testis-expressed protein 38; this encodes MRPYLSTSDFFLTALVWVSLCVGFLGLCSLLIGSCILFLHWKKNLQREEHAQQWVEVMRAAMFTYSPLLYWINKRRHHGMNTAINTGPPFAGTKTETEVQNSDSLWELEISEGGNCIVQDSSPRGEASGPLQRALVVPKQPQPSTMPQPRTDSPVPLPIFQEVPFALSLRNLPPTLNHSVSYPLANYPEKKVHFCSLPILAHGTNCFNAKSFASEL